Proteins encoded by one window of Rhodobacteraceae bacterium IMCC1335:
- a CDS encoding ABC transporter permease subunit, whose product MTDLSNPHMAKKQSFGTVALRWLLYLFLGLFVVYYLMPLFVMVTTSLKSLEEIRTGSLVALPRVITFEAWQTAWSSACTGIQCEGLQPYFWNSVLLAVPAVILSTLIGALNGYVVAQWQFRGANLIFSLMLFGCFIPFQVVLLPMARMLGLMGLAGSIPGLIFVHVVYGIGFTTLFFRNYYVSIPAELVKAAKVDGAGFYRIFWSIFLPLSLPIIVVTVIWQFTQIWNDFLFGVSFSQAGTQPITVALNNIVNSTTGVKEYNVDMAAAIIAALPTLLVYVVAGKYFIRGLTAGSVKG is encoded by the coding sequence TCTTCGTCGTTTATTATCTGATGCCCTTGTTCGTGATGGTCACGACATCGTTGAAAAGCCTTGAAGAAATTCGCACCGGCTCGTTGGTCGCCTTGCCCAGAGTTATTACGTTTGAGGCTTGGCAAACGGCATGGTCCAGCGCTTGTACGGGCATTCAATGTGAAGGGCTTCAACCCTATTTTTGGAATTCAGTTTTACTGGCTGTGCCTGCTGTGATTTTATCTACGTTGATCGGTGCGCTCAACGGATATGTGGTTGCGCAATGGCAATTCCGCGGCGCCAACCTGATTTTCTCATTGATGCTTTTTGGCTGTTTCATCCCGTTTCAAGTGGTGCTGTTGCCCATGGCGCGGATGCTTGGGCTTATGGGGCTTGCAGGATCAATTCCGGGATTGATTTTCGTTCACGTTGTGTACGGGATCGGCTTTACAACGCTGTTTTTCAGAAACTATTACGTTTCAATCCCTGCAGAATTGGTGAAGGCGGCGAAGGTAGATGGGGCAGGCTTCTATCGCATATTTTGGTCTATCTTTTTACCCTTATCGCTGCCCATCATCGTGGTCACCGTGATCTGGCAGTTCACTCAAATTTGGAACGATTTTTTATTCGGCGTGTCGTTCAGCCAAGCTGGCACACAGCCGATCACAGTTGCGCTAAACAATATCGTAAACTCAACCACCGGCGTTAAAGAATATAATGTTGATATGGCCGCAGCGATTATTGCTGCCCTGCCTACATTGCTTGTCTACGTGGTTGCTGGAAAATACTTCATTCGCGGTTTGACCGCAGGCTCGGTCAAAGGATAA
- the ugpC gene encoding sn-glycerol-3-phosphate ABC transporter ATP-binding protein UgpC: MSPVLDIRNLSKNFGSIEILKNINISIDEGDFLVLVGPSGCGKSTLLNCIAGLEPISNGGITISGQDMTHVSPKDRNIAMVFQSYALYPTMSVAKNITFGMKVRGVDKEVQAQKLQEVSRQLQIEPLLNRRPGQLSGGQRQRVAMGRALVRDPKLFLFDEPLSNLDAKLRVEMRTEIKKLHQSLGASMVYVTHDQIEAMTLATKIVVMKSGVIQQIGTPAEIYNRPANLFVADFMGSPAMNLVPASTSKTSSGFDIIIRRDGEDPLVLADTKARDLPSEVMLGLRPEDITDGQFRNGSAKPMAPCKVSVVEPAGADTFVVLSLGGKEVTARLQAETSAEAGKSMEFCFDLNKASYFDRDTGHRLSV; the protein is encoded by the coding sequence ATGTCACCTGTTTTGGATATCAGAAATCTATCTAAGAATTTCGGCTCAATCGAAATTTTGAAAAATATCAATATTTCTATCGACGAGGGCGATTTTTTGGTTCTCGTTGGCCCTTCTGGATGCGGGAAATCGACCTTGCTCAATTGCATTGCGGGGCTGGAGCCGATCAGCAATGGTGGGATTACGATCAGCGGGCAGGATATGACCCATGTCAGCCCTAAGGATCGCAATATCGCAATGGTGTTTCAATCTTATGCGCTCTACCCCACCATGTCGGTTGCGAAAAATATCACGTTTGGGATGAAAGTGCGCGGCGTTGATAAAGAGGTCCAAGCACAAAAATTGCAGGAGGTGTCACGCCAGCTGCAAATTGAACCATTGTTGAACCGGCGGCCGGGGCAACTGTCCGGTGGGCAACGCCAAAGGGTGGCCATGGGGCGGGCGTTGGTGCGAGATCCAAAGCTGTTTTTATTTGATGAGCCTTTGTCAAACCTCGATGCAAAACTGCGCGTTGAAATGCGCACCGAGATTAAGAAGCTGCACCAATCCTTGGGGGCCTCGATGGTTTATGTAACGCATGATCAGATCGAAGCGATGACCCTGGCGACAAAGATTGTTGTTATGAAAAGTGGTGTTATCCAGCAAATCGGTACGCCTGCAGAAATTTACAACCGGCCCGCAAATCTATTTGTAGCAGATTTTATGGGCTCGCCTGCGATGAATTTGGTGCCCGCTTCAACGTCAAAGACATCTTCTGGTTTTGATATTATTATTCGCCGTGATGGAGAAGATCCTCTGGTTTTGGCAGATACCAAAGCGCGTGATCTTCCCAGCGAAGTGATGCTTGGCTTGCGCCCAGAAGACATCACTGATGGTCAATTCCGCAATGGTTCGGCAAAACCAATGGCGCCTTGCAAAGTGAGCGTTGTCGAGCCGGCAGGGGCCGATACATTTGTCGTGCTCAGCCTTGGCGGAAAAGAAGTTACGGCGCGGCTTCAGGCGGAAACCTCAGCCGAAGCAGGGAAGTCGATGGAGTTTTGTTTTGATCTGAATAAGGCATCTTATTTTGATCGCGATACGGGCCATCGCCTGTCAGTTTAG
- a CDS encoding oxidoreductase: MGSRLFSPISLADVELRNRIIVAPMCQYSADAGCATDWHLMHLGQFAVSGVGLIFTEAVGVEMAGRITPGCLSLCSDAQESSLKRVVDFCQKFGNAKLGIQLAHAGRKGSTDLPWNGGKPISPNEPRGWQTDGPSALPYAPLGWDAPAALDQAGLLRIKNAFVSAAERADRIGFDVAELHAAHGYLLHQFLSPLSNLRADEYGGSLQGRMRFPLAVFEAVREIWPKHKALGVRISATDWVARSSWTLAESQIFAEELKTRGCDFIDVSSAGNSPEQEIDAGPGYQTGFAAEIKRITGMPTMAVGQITDPKQAEAVLRSGQADMVSLGRAMLNNPRWAWQAAESLNAKAAYPPQYRRSNKAFLALPVPGNPPVATK; encoded by the coding sequence ATGGGCAGCCGGCTTTTTTCGCCCATTTCTTTGGCAGATGTTGAACTGCGCAATCGCATCATTGTGGCGCCAATGTGTCAATATAGCGCGGATGCAGGATGCGCTACGGATTGGCATTTAATGCATTTGGGGCAGTTCGCGGTGTCTGGTGTGGGGCTGATCTTTACCGAAGCGGTTGGGGTGGAAATGGCGGGTCGGATCACTCCGGGATGTTTAAGCTTGTGCTCGGATGCGCAGGAGAGCAGCTTGAAACGCGTGGTTGATTTTTGTCAAAAATTTGGTAACGCCAAATTGGGAATACAGCTTGCCCATGCTGGACGCAAAGGATCAACGGATCTGCCCTGGAATGGTGGGAAGCCCATTTCACCAAATGAGCCGCGCGGATGGCAAACTGATGGTCCGTCAGCATTGCCGTATGCGCCTCTAGGGTGGGATGCGCCTGCCGCGTTGGATCAGGCTGGGCTGCTGCGAATCAAGAATGCCTTTGTGAGCGCCGCGGAGCGCGCCGACCGCATCGGGTTTGATGTTGCGGAACTGCATGCCGCGCATGGGTATTTGTTGCATCAGTTTCTTTCGCCCTTAAGCAACCTGCGCGCGGATGAGTATGGAGGAAGTTTGCAAGGTCGCATGCGGTTTCCTTTGGCTGTGTTCGAGGCAGTGCGCGAAATCTGGCCCAAACATAAGGCTTTGGGCGTGCGGATTTCGGCCACCGATTGGGTCGCCCGCTCAAGCTGGACACTCGCTGAATCGCAGATCTTTGCCGAAGAGTTGAAAACCCGTGGCTGCGATTTCATCGATGTGTCAAGCGCGGGGAATTCGCCAGAGCAAGAGATAGATGCCGGCCCAGGCTATCAAACCGGATTTGCCGCGGAGATTAAGCGCATAACCGGTATGCCGACAATGGCGGTTGGTCAAATCACCGATCCAAAACAGGCCGAGGCGGTGCTGCGTTCGGGGCAGGCTGATATGGTTTCGCTTGGACGTGCGATGTTAAACAACCCGCGTTGGGCGTGGCAGGCGGCAGAAAGCCTGAATGCGAAAGCTGCATATCCCCCTCAATATAGGCGCTCGAACAAAGCCTTTCTAGCTTTGCCGGTGCCGGGAAACCCGCCGGTTGCCACAAAATGA
- a CDS encoding SDR family oxidoreductase, with product MGFQTNLCKDLKVLVTAGGNGIGRVIAESFASYGAQIHICDADNSALSDVKASHPDWGRSHCDIAHEEQVARLFKKAATEMGGVDVLVNNAGIAGPTGAIEDIESTKWRDTVDVNLNGQFYCTKYAMPFLKRSQNASIICISSVAGRLGYGYRTPYSATKWAIIGLVKSLAIELGPSGIRANALLPGIVKGPRMQKVIADRAAALELSYQDMEQDYLQKISLRRMVSAQDVADQAIFLASPLGRNISGQAISICGNVETL from the coding sequence ATGGGTTTTCAGACAAATTTATGTAAAGATTTAAAAGTCTTGGTCACGGCGGGTGGCAACGGGATTGGGCGGGTGATTGCAGAAAGTTTTGCCTCTTATGGTGCTCAAATCCATATCTGCGACGCAGATAACTCAGCCTTGAGTGACGTGAAAGCCAGCCATCCCGATTGGGGTCGCAGCCATTGCGATATCGCCCATGAAGAGCAGGTGGCGCGATTATTTAAAAAGGCGGCCACTGAAATGGGCGGCGTGGACGTTTTGGTGAACAACGCAGGCATTGCAGGCCCAACCGGCGCCATAGAAGATATTGAAAGCACCAAATGGCGCGACACCGTGGATGTAAATCTCAATGGTCAATTTTACTGCACAAAATACGCGATGCCGTTTCTGAAGCGGTCTCAGAACGCCTCAATTATCTGCATATCATCGGTTGCAGGGCGCTTGGGCTATGGCTATCGAACGCCTTATTCTGCCACCAAATGGGCCATAATTGGTTTGGTGAAAAGCTTAGCAATCGAATTGGGCCCAAGCGGAATACGCGCCAACGCGTTGTTGCCGGGCATCGTGAAGGGGCCAAGAATGCAGAAGGTGATTGCTGATCGCGCCGCCGCGCTAGAGCTTTCCTATCAAGATATGGAGCAAGACTACCTGCAGAAGATATCGCTTCGACGCATGGTCAGCGCGCAAGATGTTGCCGACCAAGCCATCTTTCTTGCCTCGCCTCTTGGCCGCAACATATCCGGACAAGCGATTAGCATCTGTGGCAATGTAGAAACATTATAA
- a CDS encoding 3-keto-5-aminohexanoate cleavage protein: MSKPNRNVIITCAVTGAIHTPSMSPYLPVTPDEITAAAIAAAEAGASILHLHARDPDTGKPSQDPRVFEQFLPRIKQATDAVINITTGGSPHMSVAERMQPATTFQPEVASLNMGSMNFGLYPMLDRFDHFTHTWERENLENSRDLVFKNTFQDIETILRIGNENGTRFEFECYDISHLYNVAHFVDRGLAKTPLFIQSVFGLLGGIGAHPEDLMHMKRTADRLFGSEYQWSILGAGRHQMPLAAMGAAQGANVRVGLEDSLWIAPKELAKSNADQVTKIRQILEGLSLNIATPAQTREMLELKGADRVNF; the protein is encoded by the coding sequence ATGAGCAAACCCAACCGCAATGTAATTATCACCTGCGCCGTGACCGGTGCGATCCACACCCCCAGCATGTCACCTTATCTGCCGGTAACACCAGATGAAATCACGGCCGCTGCGATTGCAGCCGCCGAAGCGGGCGCTTCCATTTTACATCTGCATGCGCGCGATCCTGACACAGGGAAACCTAGCCAAGACCCCCGCGTTTTTGAACAATTTCTGCCGCGGATAAAACAAGCGACAGATGCCGTCATCAACATCACCACCGGAGGCAGTCCGCATATGAGCGTGGCAGAACGGATGCAGCCGGCCACAACCTTTCAACCAGAAGTAGCGTCCTTGAATATGGGGTCAATGAATTTTGGGCTTTATCCTATGCTGGATCGCTTTGATCACTTCACCCATACATGGGAACGCGAAAACCTAGAAAACTCTCGCGACCTTGTCTTCAAAAACACCTTCCAAGACATCGAAACAATCCTGCGCATCGGCAATGAAAATGGTACGCGCTTTGAATTTGAATGCTACGATATTTCGCATCTGTATAATGTGGCGCATTTCGTTGATCGCGGTTTGGCCAAAACGCCTTTATTTATTCAATCTGTTTTTGGTCTGCTTGGCGGTATTGGCGCGCATCCTGAAGACCTGATGCATATGAAGCGCACCGCGGATCGCTTATTTGGGTCCGAGTATCAATGGTCAATCCTCGGAGCCGGGCGCCATCAAATGCCATTGGCTGCCATGGGCGCTGCGCAAGGGGCAAATGTGCGTGTCGGATTAGAAGATTCCTTATGGATCGCGCCTAAAGAATTGGCAAAATCCAACGCAGATCAAGTTACCAAAATACGGCAAATTCTCGAAGGCCTTTCTTTGAATATCGCCACTCCTGCGCAGACCAGAGAGATGCTGGAATTAAAAGGCGCTGACCGGGTTAATTTTTGA